One window from the genome of Oceanisphaera sp. IT1-181 encodes:
- a CDS encoding transglycosylase SLT domain-containing protein, with product MNKIIKATAWFLGTLLLTSCATAPPRNPENICAIFKEHKSWHKSVEKSRKKWGVPAHVTMAMMYQESSFKHDAQPPMRYFLFIPRGRASDAYGYAQAKKATWADYQRETGNGWASRSNFDDAVDFMGWYMSKTSKINGVSKWDAYNQYLNYHDGWGGYRRGTHNKKGWLLKVSRKVEGRAKRYADQYWQCKDSLNRGWFG from the coding sequence ATGAATAAAATTATCAAAGCCACCGCTTGGTTCTTGGGCACGCTTTTGCTCACCAGTTGTGCCACTGCACCACCGCGTAATCCAGAAAATATCTGTGCGATTTTTAAAGAGCACAAAAGCTGGCATAAGTCGGTCGAGAAATCCCGTAAAAAATGGGGGGTGCCGGCGCACGTGACAATGGCGATGATGTATCAAGAAAGCAGCTTCAAACATGATGCCCAGCCACCGATGCGTTACTTTTTATTTATTCCCAGAGGTCGCGCCTCTGATGCCTATGGCTATGCGCAGGCTAAAAAAGCCACTTGGGCAGACTATCAGCGAGAAACGGGTAATGGCTGGGCCAGTCGCAGTAACTTTGATGATGCGGTGGACTTTATGGGCTGGTATATGAGTAAAACCAGTAAGATTAATGGCGTGTCTAAGTGGGATGCCTATAACCAGTATTTAAATTATCACGACGGCTGGGGTGGTTATCGCCGCGGTACCCATAACAAAAAAGGTTGGTTGTTGAAGGTATCCCGCAAAGTAGAGGGCCGCGCCAAACGTTACGCAGACCAATACTGGCAGTGTAAAGACAGTTTAAACCGTGGCTGGTTTGGATAG
- a CDS encoding D-serine ammonia-lyase — MYTHPRYSAEAISELCQAHPLLNQLIALNPVTWFNPERLPVEQALAAVGLTAEDVQDASQRLDRFAAYFSVAFPETAISQGRLESPIQPIARMQQALEAKFQQSLPGELWLKMDNQLPISGSIKARGGIYEVLQHAEKLALKAGLLQRTDDYAKLHSEPFREFFGQYRLAVGSTGNLGLSIGMIGAKLGFQTSVHMSAEARTWKKQLLRAQGVTVVEYDSDYSVAVAEGRAQAEGDAYCHFVDDENSLQLFLGYAVAGERLKAQFEQADIKVDRANPLFVYLPCGVGGGPGGVAFGLKLAFGDAVHCIFAEPTHSPCMLLGVYSGLHDQISVQDLHIDNITAADGLAVGRPSGFVGRLMSPMLDGFYTLSDEDMLSLLGLLNEQESIKLEPSALAGMPGPWRVLQDEGYLQRLGLTPERLANAHHLVWATGGGMVPQAEMAQYLAQAAALACEE, encoded by the coding sequence ATGTATACTCATCCCCGTTATTCTGCAGAAGCCATTAGCGAGCTCTGCCAAGCCCATCCGTTATTGAATCAGCTGATAGCCCTTAACCCCGTCACTTGGTTTAATCCAGAACGCCTACCCGTCGAGCAAGCGCTCGCAGCCGTAGGACTTACCGCTGAGGATGTGCAAGATGCCAGCCAGCGTTTAGACCGTTTTGCTGCCTACTTTAGCGTGGCCTTTCCAGAAACTGCCATTAGCCAAGGGCGTTTAGAGTCGCCCATTCAACCGATTGCGCGCATGCAGCAAGCGCTAGAGGCGAAATTTCAACAATCGTTGCCCGGTGAGTTATGGCTAAAAATGGACAATCAACTGCCCATTTCTGGCTCCATTAAAGCGAGGGGAGGCATTTATGAAGTGTTACAGCACGCCGAAAAGCTAGCCCTTAAAGCCGGTTTATTACAACGTACTGATGATTATGCCAAATTGCACAGCGAGCCATTTCGTGAGTTTTTCGGTCAATATCGACTGGCTGTAGGCTCAACCGGTAACCTAGGCTTATCGATCGGCATGATAGGTGCCAAGCTTGGGTTTCAAACCAGCGTGCACATGTCGGCAGAAGCCAGAACCTGGAAAAAACAGTTACTGCGCGCTCAAGGCGTAACAGTAGTGGAATACGACAGCGACTATTCAGTGGCCGTTGCCGAGGGCCGCGCGCAGGCTGAAGGCGATGCGTATTGCCATTTTGTGGATGATGAGAATTCATTGCAGTTGTTTTTGGGCTATGCGGTGGCCGGTGAACGGTTGAAAGCGCAGTTTGAGCAAGCCGACATTAAAGTCGACCGCGCCAATCCTTTGTTTGTCTACTTACCTTGCGGCGTGGGCGGTGGCCCAGGTGGCGTGGCTTTTGGCTTAAAACTGGCCTTTGGCGATGCGGTGCACTGCATCTTTGCCGAGCCCACCCATTCGCCGTGCATGCTACTCGGCGTCTACAGTGGCTTGCACGACCAAATTTCGGTACAAGACTTGCATATAGATAATATCACCGCCGCCGATGGCTTAGCGGTGGGACGCCCTTCTGGCTTCGTCGGTCGCTTAATGTCGCCCATGCTCGACGGCTTTTATACCTTGAGTGATGAGGATATGTTGTCCTTGCTAGGGCTATTAAACGAGCAAGAGAGTATTAAACTCGAGCCCTCGGCCTTGGCCGGCATGCCAGGGCCGTGGCGGGTGTTACAGGATGAAGGCTATTTGCAGCGTCTAGGATTAACGCCTGAGCGCTTAGCGAACGCCCATCACTTGGTATGGGCCACCGGCGGCGGCATGGTACCCCAAGCTGAAATGGCACAATACTTGGCACAAGCTGCCGCTCTCGCTTGTGAAGAGTAA